From the genome of Vibrio navarrensis, one region includes:
- a CDS encoding aminodeoxychorismate/anthranilate synthase component II yields MADIVFIDNFDSFTYNLVDQFRSLGHKVTIYRNNIAAKVIEQAIAKLEQPVVLLSPGPGAPSEAGSMPELIQRVKGKVPVIGICLGHQAIVEAYGGTVAGAGEIIHGKVSMMAHQGHAIYSTLPSPLAIARYHSLVATKVPESLTVTAEVDGLVMSVVNEQDKVCGFQFHPESIMTTYGATLLANAIDWALA; encoded by the coding sequence ATGGCTGACATCGTATTTATCGACAACTTCGATTCGTTCACCTACAACCTAGTGGATCAGTTCCGTTCACTTGGTCATAAGGTAACCATTTACCGTAACAACATTGCTGCGAAGGTGATTGAGCAAGCCATTGCCAAGCTCGAACAACCTGTGGTGCTTCTCTCACCGGGTCCGGGTGCTCCGTCAGAAGCGGGCTCGATGCCGGAGCTGATTCAACGCGTGAAAGGCAAAGTGCCAGTCATTGGCATCTGCCTTGGTCATCAGGCCATCGTCGAGGCGTATGGTGGTACCGTTGCTGGTGCGGGCGAGATCATTCACGGCAAAGTGTCGATGATGGCGCACCAAGGTCACGCGATTTATTCTACTTTGCCTTCGCCTCTCGCGATTGCTCGCTACCACTCTTTAGTCGCGACAAAAGTGCCCGAGAGCTTGACCGTCACCGCGGAAGTGGACGGCTTGGTCATGTCGGTAGTGAATGAGCAAGACAAGGTGTGCGGCTTTCAATTTCACCCAGAATCGATCATGACCACGTACGGCGCGACACTGCTCGCCAATGCTATTGACTGGGCGCTAGCGTAA
- a CDS encoding anthranilate synthase component 1, producing the protein MNKAIKIKTLGKLDVITASVPYTQDPTRLFHTLCESKTDSLLLESAEIDSKQDLKSLLIVDSAVRIVCYGQTVTCNALTDNGRHLLAHLLGNIQPEIKHQFDGQTLTLTFSESDGTLDEDSRLREASSFDALRLIQHSFDLRGHDKHALFMGGLFAYDLVANFEPLGPASATNRCPDYVFYVAETLLVVDHQTESCHLQATLFANSEQKSVLETRIEQISTLCAAPKTLPQAVKLAQVDATPSVSDEAFCQIVRDLKQYVVKGDIFQVVPSRRFTLPCPSPLAAYKELKLSNPSPYMFYMQDELFTLFGASPESALKYETDTNQVEIYPIAGTRRRGKRANGEIDFDLDSRIELELRSDKKENAEHMMLVDLARNDVARISQAGTRHVADLLKVDRYSHVMHLVSRVVGQLRADLDALHAYQACMNMGTLTGAPKIRAMQLIRDVEGARRGSYGGAVGYLTGEGTLDTCIVIRSAYVENGIAQVQAGAGVVFDSDPQAEADETRGKAQAVISAIQKAHKE; encoded by the coding sequence GTGAACAAGGCCATTAAGATCAAAACCTTGGGCAAGTTAGATGTGATTACGGCATCGGTCCCATACACACAAGACCCGACTCGTCTGTTCCATACCTTATGCGAAAGCAAGACGGACAGCTTGTTGCTCGAATCTGCCGAGATTGATTCGAAGCAGGATCTCAAGAGTCTGCTAATTGTCGATTCCGCCGTGCGTATTGTCTGCTACGGGCAAACGGTAACCTGCAATGCCCTCACGGATAACGGTCGTCATCTGCTGGCGCATTTACTGGGGAATATTCAACCTGAGATTAAGCATCAGTTCGACGGACAAACACTGACGTTAACCTTCAGCGAATCCGACGGCACCTTAGACGAAGATTCGCGTCTGCGCGAAGCGTCTAGCTTTGATGCGCTACGTTTAATTCAGCACAGCTTTGATTTACGTGGTCATGACAAGCATGCGCTGTTTATGGGCGGTCTGTTTGCTTACGATCTGGTGGCTAACTTTGAACCTTTGGGCCCCGCCAGCGCCACGAACCGATGTCCAGACTACGTATTTTATGTCGCAGAGACACTGCTGGTGGTCGATCACCAAACGGAAAGTTGTCACCTGCAAGCAACGCTATTTGCCAACAGTGAGCAGAAATCCGTACTTGAGACACGCATTGAGCAAATCAGTACACTCTGCGCCGCACCAAAAACTCTGCCTCAAGCGGTGAAACTTGCGCAAGTTGACGCCACTCCGAGTGTCAGCGACGAGGCTTTTTGCCAAATCGTCCGCGATCTCAAACAGTACGTGGTCAAAGGGGACATCTTCCAAGTGGTGCCATCACGCCGCTTTACGCTCCCCTGCCCTTCGCCGCTGGCAGCGTATAAAGAGTTGAAGCTGAGTAACCCAAGCCCTTACATGTTCTACATGCAAGATGAGCTGTTTACCTTGTTTGGCGCGTCACCAGAAAGCGCGCTGAAATACGAAACCGACACCAACCAAGTGGAAATCTATCCGATTGCGGGGACCCGCCGTCGCGGCAAACGAGCTAATGGTGAGATTGATTTTGATCTCGACAGTCGTATCGAGCTGGAATTACGCTCCGATAAAAAAGAGAACGCTGAGCATATGATGCTGGTGGATCTTGCGCGCAACGACGTCGCACGAATCTCGCAAGCGGGCACTCGCCATGTTGCCGATTTGCTCAAAGTCGACCGCTACAGCCATGTGATGCATTTGGTCTCACGTGTGGTAGGACAACTTCGTGCTGATCTGGATGCGCTACACGCCTACCAAGCTTGCATGAACATGGGTACCCTGACTGGCGCGCCAAAAATCCGCGCAATGCAGCTTATCCGCGATGTTGAAGGCGCTCGTCGTGGCAGTTACGGCGGTGCGGTCGGTTATCTAACGGGTGAAGGCACCTTGGACACCTGCATCGTGATCCGCTCAGCTTACGTCGAAAACGGCATCGCTCAAGTGCAAGCGGGCGCGGGGGTGGTGTTTGACTCCGACCCACAAGCCGAAGCCGATGAGACGCGCGGCAAGGCGCAGGCCGTTATTTCTGCCATCCAGAAAGCACATAAGGAGTAA
- a CDS encoding trp operon leader peptide, translating into MLQELNQKQKAKLALHDEKSNAAELAWWRIWTSSWWANVYF; encoded by the coding sequence ATGTTACAAGAACTTAACCAAAAGCAAAAAGCGAAACTTGCTCTGCATGACGAGAAATCGAATGCAGCGGAGTTGGCTTGGTGGCGCATCTGGACAAGTTCTTGGTGGGCAAACGTGTACTTTTAA
- the rnm gene encoding RNase RNM, translating to MRIDLHSHTTASDGRLTPAQLVDRAISFELDVLAVTDHDTVQALEEIHRYVAQNQLPLTIINGIEISTVWQNKDIHIVGLNIDPHNAQLSQLIAQQQAHRVARSEMIAQRLGKATREGVLEEVRAIADGAPVTRAHFAKWLVDNGFAKNMQQVFKKYLTRNNPGYVPPNWCSMADAIGAIHAAGGLAVLAHPGRYDLTAKWLKRLLQAFVDAGGDAMEVAQPQQSQQERRTLADYAIQYKLLASQGSDFHYPSPWMELGRNLWLPSGVEPVWKDWGLESAPLELAQASTLQSYRAERLDNEELQ from the coding sequence ATGAGAATAGATCTACACAGCCATACCACTGCCTCTGATGGTCGGCTCACGCCAGCGCAGTTGGTTGACCGCGCAATCAGCTTTGAGCTGGATGTTTTAGCGGTCACCGATCATGATACTGTGCAAGCGCTGGAGGAGATTCACCGTTATGTAGCGCAGAATCAATTGCCGCTCACTATCATTAACGGCATTGAAATTTCGACCGTGTGGCAAAACAAAGATATCCATATTGTTGGTTTGAATATCGATCCACACAATGCTCAATTAAGCCAACTCATCGCTCAGCAACAGGCGCATCGAGTCGCTCGCTCGGAAATGATCGCGCAGCGCCTTGGCAAAGCAACGCGAGAAGGAGTACTTGAAGAGGTCAGAGCCATTGCCGATGGTGCGCCAGTGACTCGCGCCCATTTTGCCAAATGGCTGGTGGATAACGGTTTTGCAAAGAATATGCAGCAGGTATTTAAAAAATACCTGACGCGCAACAATCCCGGTTACGTGCCGCCGAATTGGTGTTCAATGGCTGATGCCATCGGCGCGATCCATGCTGCGGGGGGCCTGGCAGTGTTGGCTCACCCGGGGCGTTATGATCTCACGGCCAAGTGGCTAAAACGGTTGCTGCAAGCGTTTGTCGATGCGGGTGGCGATGCTATGGAGGTGGCCCAACCACAACAATCGCAACAAGAAAGACGCACGTTGGCTGATTATGCTATACAATACAAACTATTAGCTTCCCAAGGCAGCGATTTTCACTATCCATCCCCGTGGATGGAGTTGGGAAGGAACCTCTGGTTGCCCTCCGGCGTAGAACCAGTTTGGAAAGATTGGGGTTTAGAGTCCGCTCCTTTGGAGCTAGCACAAGCATCCACACTCCAGTCCTATAGAGCCGAGAGGCTCGATAATGAGGAATTACAATGA
- a CDS encoding L-threonylcarbamoyladenylate synthase produces the protein MSQFFYVHPENPQARLINQAVAIIRNGGVVVYPTDSGYALGCQLENKQALERICQIRRLDEKHNFTLLCRDLSELSLYARVDNTAFRLLKNNTPGAYTFIFKGTKEVPRRLMNAKRKTIGIRVPDNRIALDLLEALGEPLMSTSLILPGNNYTESDPDEIRDKLEHAVDVILNGGYLGEQPTTVIDFSEGEAVIARLGAGDPTPFQ, from the coding sequence ATGAGCCAGTTTTTTTACGTTCATCCTGAAAACCCCCAGGCTCGCTTGATCAATCAAGCCGTAGCAATCATTCGTAATGGCGGTGTGGTGGTTTATCCGACCGATTCCGGTTATGCACTCGGTTGTCAGTTGGAAAACAAACAAGCGCTGGAGCGAATTTGTCAGATCCGCCGACTGGATGAAAAACATAATTTCACCCTGTTGTGCCGCGATTTGTCGGAGTTGTCGCTATACGCACGCGTCGACAACACCGCATTTCGTTTGCTAAAGAACAACACGCCGGGCGCGTACACTTTTATCTTCAAAGGAACAAAAGAAGTGCCTCGTCGCTTGATGAATGCCAAACGCAAAACGATTGGTATTCGTGTGCCAGATAACCGTATTGCACTCGATCTGCTAGAAGCGCTTGGGGAGCCTTTGATGTCAACTTCCCTGATTCTGCCGGGAAACAATTACACCGAGTCGGACCCCGATGAGATCCGTGACAAACTCGAGCATGCCGTAGATGTGATTCTCAACGGCGGTTATCTCGGTGAGCAACCAACCACGGTGATTGATTTTAGTGAAGGTGAGGCGGTTATTGCTCGTCTTGGCGCGGGCGATCCAACCCCCTTTCAATAA
- the rluB gene encoding 23S rRNA pseudouridine(2605) synthase RluB → MNEKLQKVLARAGHGSRRELEALIKSGRVSVNGVVAKLGERLEDENAVVRIDGHVVSVKAQEEVICRVLAYYKPEGELCTRHDPEGRRTVFDRLPKIRGSRWISVGRLDANTSGLLLFTTDGELANRLMHPSRQVEREYLVRVFGEVNEHKVRNLVNGVQLEDGLARFEDVVYTGGEGMNHTFYVVINEGRNREVRRLWESQDCTVSRLKRVRYGDIYLDKKLPRGGWMELELKDVNYLRELVELRPEKETMIELNSSSRKRDRARSQKIRRAVKRHEERVSTPKGRSNNPSRRKPATNKAGSANTPNARPSRNNTQR, encoded by the coding sequence ATGAACGAAAAATTACAGAAAGTTTTAGCGCGAGCCGGTCACGGTTCACGTCGCGAATTGGAAGCATTAATCAAATCAGGACGTGTAAGTGTAAACGGTGTAGTGGCGAAACTGGGTGAGCGACTGGAAGACGAAAATGCGGTGGTGCGCATCGATGGTCACGTTGTGTCAGTTAAGGCACAAGAGGAAGTGATCTGTCGAGTGCTGGCGTATTACAAGCCGGAAGGAGAACTCTGTACCCGCCATGACCCAGAAGGTCGTCGTACTGTATTTGACCGTCTACCTAAGATCCGCGGTTCGCGTTGGATTTCTGTCGGCCGATTGGACGCGAACACATCTGGTCTGCTGCTATTCACGACCGACGGTGAATTGGCCAATCGTTTGATGCACCCAAGCCGCCAAGTTGAGCGTGAATACCTAGTTCGAGTGTTTGGTGAAGTGAACGAGCATAAAGTTCGCAACTTGGTCAATGGTGTACAACTGGAAGATGGCCTCGCTCGCTTTGAAGACGTTGTCTACACCGGCGGTGAGGGGATGAACCATACCTTCTATGTGGTGATCAACGAAGGTCGTAATCGTGAAGTTCGTCGTCTGTGGGAATCACAAGATTGTACGGTAAGTCGTCTGAAACGTGTGCGCTACGGTGACATCTATCTGGATAAGAAACTGCCTCGCGGTGGTTGGATGGAGCTGGAACTGAAAGACGTTAACTACCTGCGCGAACTGGTTGAATTGCGCCCAGAAAAAGAGACGATGATTGAACTCAACAGCTCATCGCGTAAACGTGACCGTGCCCGCAGCCAAAAAATCCGTCGTGCGGTGAAGCGTCATGAAGAGCGAGTGAGTACGCCAAAAGGTCGCAGCAATAATCCGTCACGTCGCAAACCCGCGACCAACAAAGCGGGTAGTGCAAATACGCCAAACGCGCGTCCATCTCGCAATAATACTCAGCGCTAA
- a CDS encoding HI1450 family dsDNA-mimic protein, protein MTDLISYDDAIDAAYDIFLEMAPDNLEPADVILFTAQFDDRGAAELVDVASDWPSHVGFDVDDEVYAEVLIGLVNEENDVLDDVFARMLISRDPDQKFCHILWKRD, encoded by the coding sequence ATGACGGATCTGATCTCTTACGACGATGCGATTGATGCCGCGTACGATATCTTTCTAGAGATGGCTCCAGATAACTTGGAGCCTGCTGACGTGATCCTGTTCACCGCACAGTTCGATGATCGTGGTGCGGCGGAGCTGGTTGATGTCGCGAGCGATTGGCCTTCCCACGTTGGCTTTGATGTCGATGACGAAGTCTACGCCGAAGTGCTGATCGGTTTAGTCAACGAAGAGAACGATGTCTTAGACGATGTGTTCGCCAGAATGCTGATTAGCCGAGATCCCGATCAGAAATTCTGCCACATTCTGTGGAAACGCGATTAA
- the efpL gene encoding elongation factor P-like protein EfpL, with product MPKASEIKKGFAIESNGKTLLVKDIEVTTPGGRGGSKIYKMRCTDLTTGARVEERYKSDDVLETVEMNKHAVSFSYIDGDDYIFMDNVDYSQYVFKHADIEDDLLFINEETQGIHVILVNGDAVGLELPSSVELVIEETDPSIKGASASARTKPARLSTGLVVQVPEYIATGDRVIINTAERKYMSRA from the coding sequence ATGCCAAAGGCAAGTGAAATTAAGAAAGGTTTTGCAATCGAATCTAACGGCAAGACTCTTCTAGTTAAAGATATTGAAGTGACAACCCCTGGTGGCCGTGGCGGTTCAAAAATCTATAAAATGCGTTGTACAGATCTAACGACTGGTGCTCGCGTAGAAGAGCGTTACAAGTCAGACGACGTGCTAGAAACCGTAGAAATGAACAAGCACGCAGTTTCTTTCTCTTACATCGATGGCGATGACTACATCTTCATGGACAACGTCGACTACTCTCAGTATGTGTTCAAACACGCTGACATTGAAGACGATCTGCTGTTCATCAACGAAGAAACTCAAGGCATCCACGTGATCCTCGTCAACGGCGACGCGGTAGGCCTAGAGCTGCCTTCTTCTGTTGAGTTGGTTATTGAAGAGACGGACCCATCGATCAAGGGCGCTTCTGCCTCTGCTCGTACCAAACCTGCTCGTCTTAGCACTGGCCTTGTGGTACAGGTGCCAGAGTACATTGCGACCGGTGATCGTGTGATCATCAACACCGCAGAACGCAAATACATGAGCCGAGCGTAA
- a CDS encoding nucleotidyltransferase, whose product MTLPVIDPKTPFQSEFQPVINDVLMCLKGGLGQNLHSVYVYGSVARKTAIAGLSNLDLVVVTHRPFTENRATVLNTLKWRVQKGFPQVSGVAVKTAEVKEIASLDSLFTWGFMLKHCCVCIYGNDLAECFGEYVPSWEIAKHWNMDVEDWLAVYRNKIARASTPELLVTNQKIIAKKLLRASYSLIMHKDQQWFDDPIECGRHFVKYHPEKSVEIRRLTILLSGKLIEKRSVIGLLDSFGDWLVKQYQKTEFKIG is encoded by the coding sequence ATGACCTTACCCGTAATCGATCCCAAAACACCTTTTCAATCTGAATTTCAACCAGTTATCAATGACGTATTGATGTGTCTCAAAGGTGGGCTCGGGCAAAATCTGCACAGCGTTTATGTTTACGGTAGTGTAGCGCGCAAAACGGCCATCGCAGGTTTGTCTAACTTGGATCTGGTGGTAGTGACTCACCGCCCATTTACAGAAAACCGTGCAACGGTTCTCAATACCTTGAAATGGCGTGTGCAAAAGGGCTTTCCTCAAGTGAGCGGCGTGGCGGTAAAAACTGCCGAGGTGAAAGAGATCGCGTCACTTGATAGCCTGTTCACTTGGGGGTTTATGCTTAAACATTGCTGTGTCTGCATTTATGGCAATGATTTAGCGGAGTGTTTTGGCGAGTACGTTCCGAGTTGGGAAATTGCTAAGCACTGGAACATGGATGTGGAAGATTGGCTGGCGGTCTATCGCAATAAAATTGCTCGAGCTAGCACGCCTGAATTGTTGGTGACAAATCAGAAAATCATCGCTAAGAAGCTGTTGCGAGCCAGCTATTCGCTGATCATGCACAAAGACCAACAATGGTTCGATGATCCTATCGAGTGTGGAAGACATTTTGTGAAATATCATCCGGAAAAATCGGTTGAGATCCGTCGACTGACGATTTTGCTGTCTGGCAAACTGATAGAAAAGCGTTCGGTGATCGGTTTGTTGGACAGTTTTGGTGACTGGCTTGTGAAGCAATATCAGAAAACCGAATTTAAAATCGGCTAA
- a CDS encoding EAL domain-containing protein — protein MHKQAAVPLYWLGVGLKKLFKSLSLSLLAVREGMIWLIPCLMLSAFALFFASVGEFLSGGRSWWIAALYDIHNAIATFFPYLMAATISYVLAMQWKLARPPMALLSMLFLLIVSQIVPEERTMQMFHIVIAIITPLYAVPILARLQHVPQLRITSSESGGKLVKESLNLVFPALLTAAIVLTINYLLFSLLSQTVTFQQIGLDYANEPYQFGMLFSALNSGLWFFGIHGYYSLLPMVDLLQQASQLNYSTFVAGGEGQYMMNLSLMGTFVFIGGSGATLSLVVALLLFSKQKSHRLIALASIPIGLINVNEILLFGLPIILNPRLFLPFLVTPVVNVVVSLLAVESGFIGVPSASVPFNAPILVNAWLATSGDFNGILLQLLNILIGVAIYYPAVRSLNRLYSNQAIKIYFLDTVYVRRQEEAETLKEDPIATANDRARRAREIEKKLEHIGSKEFCVEYQPQVSAENGRVVGCEALIRATEPDGTLIYPGAFLPWLEVAGLMKEVDLWVLKKVVSDIQQWNRNEIYIPVSINITPEFLVDQEYMEKLEYIIAPVASQVHIEITEETLLVDEQMLAISFNRLHQLGVEISIDDFGTGFSSLSYLNRFDVDAIKIDRSFVLALDNDKGKKVFMSLLSVAEQLKLKVVVEGVESKQQLSHIPIRDHISVQGWYYSRSLQYADFIHYCKKANNIKSL, from the coding sequence ATGCATAAGCAAGCGGCTGTGCCATTGTATTGGCTCGGAGTTGGTTTGAAAAAACTGTTTAAGTCGCTCTCGTTATCCTTACTGGCGGTCCGAGAAGGGATGATTTGGCTCATCCCCTGCTTGATGCTTTCAGCTTTTGCTCTCTTTTTTGCGAGTGTCGGCGAGTTTTTGAGTGGTGGAAGAAGCTGGTGGATAGCGGCGCTCTATGACATTCATAATGCCATCGCAACCTTCTTTCCCTATCTGATGGCGGCGACGATTTCTTACGTGTTGGCGATGCAGTGGAAACTTGCTCGCCCACCGATGGCGCTGCTCTCTATGCTCTTTCTACTGATTGTTAGCCAGATTGTGCCCGAAGAACGCACAATGCAGATGTTTCATATCGTCATCGCCATCATTACGCCGCTTTATGCCGTGCCGATCTTAGCCCGTTTGCAACATGTGCCACAGTTGCGCATTACATCGTCTGAAAGTGGCGGCAAGTTGGTCAAAGAGTCATTGAATTTGGTGTTTCCAGCCTTACTCACGGCCGCAATTGTGCTCACAATCAACTACCTGCTCTTTAGCTTGCTGAGCCAGACTGTCACTTTTCAGCAGATTGGCCTAGATTACGCCAATGAACCGTACCAATTTGGTATGTTGTTCAGCGCGCTCAACTCAGGGCTGTGGTTTTTTGGTATCCATGGCTATTACTCTTTGCTGCCGATGGTGGACCTGCTTCAGCAAGCCAGCCAACTCAACTATTCCACTTTTGTGGCTGGTGGGGAAGGCCAGTACATGATGAACCTCTCTCTGATGGGAACGTTCGTTTTTATTGGTGGCAGTGGCGCGACACTCTCGCTGGTGGTGGCGCTATTGCTGTTTTCGAAGCAAAAAAGCCACCGATTGATCGCCTTGGCGTCGATCCCGATAGGGCTGATTAATGTCAATGAGATCTTGCTCTTTGGTCTGCCAATTATCTTGAACCCTAGACTGTTTCTGCCTTTTTTGGTCACGCCGGTGGTGAATGTGGTTGTGAGTCTGCTTGCGGTGGAAAGCGGTTTTATTGGCGTGCCGAGTGCTAGTGTCCCTTTCAATGCCCCTATTCTGGTTAATGCGTGGTTAGCCACATCGGGAGATTTCAATGGGATTTTACTGCAACTGCTGAATATTTTGATAGGTGTCGCGATTTACTACCCCGCGGTGCGAAGCCTGAATCGCTTGTATAGCAATCAGGCGATCAAAATTTATTTTCTCGATACGGTGTATGTACGCCGCCAAGAAGAAGCGGAAACGCTTAAAGAGGATCCGATTGCTACCGCCAATGACAGAGCGCGTCGTGCCCGAGAAATCGAGAAAAAACTGGAACACATTGGCAGTAAAGAATTTTGCGTAGAGTACCAACCGCAAGTGTCGGCGGAAAATGGTCGTGTGGTCGGTTGTGAAGCCTTAATTCGCGCAACAGAGCCCGATGGTACATTGATTTATCCTGGCGCTTTTCTTCCTTGGCTCGAGGTGGCGGGGTTAATGAAAGAGGTGGATCTATGGGTGCTGAAAAAAGTGGTTTCTGACATCCAGCAATGGAATCGCAATGAAATTTATATCCCAGTGAGTATTAATATCACCCCCGAATTTTTGGTTGACCAAGAGTATATGGAAAAGTTGGAGTACATCATTGCGCCTGTGGCGTCGCAGGTCCATATCGAGATCACCGAAGAAACATTGTTGGTTGACGAGCAAATGTTGGCGATCTCGTTCAACCGTTTGCATCAGTTAGGCGTGGAGATATCGATAGACGACTTTGGTACCGGATTTTCATCCCTCTCTTATCTCAATCGCTTTGACGTTGACGCTATCAAAATCGACCGATCGTTTGTTTTGGCGTTAGATAATGACAAAGGGAAGAAAGTGTTTATGAGCTTATTGTCTGTTGCCGAGCAGCTCAAATTGAAAGTCGTGGTGGAAGGGGTTGAATCGAAACAGCAGCTAAGTCACATTCCTATTCGCGATCATATTTCGGTGCAAGGATGGTACTATAGCCGCTCTCTACAGTACGCTGACTTTATTCACTACTGTAAAAAAGCAAATAATATCAAAAGTCTGTAG